The stretch of DNA CGCTTTAATCACAGAGCAGAAGTTGTAGGCGGAGTCTTACAGGAAGAATGCGCAAAACTGCTTACGGATTTTTTCAAACGCTTGCGTGAAAAATAACCTTATTGATAATCTAATTCATAATAATGTGTATCGTTTGACAATAATTTGTAAAGGGAATAAAATAAAATTATGTTTTCTGACTTTTGCGGTGTTATTTTAAGGATAGATCATCCTAGTTTTAAACGTAGCCCTTCATACGAGCTTAAGGTTTGGGGCAAATCTATGATAGAATGGGTATCTTCAGTTTTTGTTGAAGAGCCCTTTATTTATGCTGATATTATCCAAAACGAAAAAGAACATGAGCAAATAAATAGTGCATTAAGCTCTTTGGAATTTGACTGTAAATACGTAGTTGTTTTGTATTCTGATACTCCTCTTATCACCCGCAAGACAGTTTTAGAGGCTTTGGAGTTAATAGAAAGCAAATCTCTAAATTGCGTAAAAATGACCAGAGGTTTTGTAATTCGTAAAAACTGCCAATCGCCTTTAGAAGAAATGCAAAAAGCCCAAAGACATTATTTTTCATGCCAAGATGATTTCTTAACTGCGGGCAATTTTAAGACCTTATCTTTGATAAATGAGGTTATGCATCAGCGTATTATAGAACGTCATATGCTTAACGGGGTTTATTTTTTGGACCCTAATACCACATATATTGATGACAGTGTTGAAATAGGAACGGGCGTAACCGTCTATCCAAACAACCATCTCATAGGAAAAACAGTAATCAAAGATAATGTAACTTTGTTTGACGGAAATTACATAGCGGACAGCACCATAGGGCAAAATGTAACGGTAAAATCATCTAATATTAACAATAGTATTATTGGAAATAATACTACTGTAGGTCCGTTTGCTTATCTTCGTCCTGAAAGCGTGATAGGTGAAAATTGTCGCATAGGCGATTTTGTTGAGGTCAAAAAAGCGCGCGTCGGCAACCATACTAAGGTAAGCCATCTTACATATTTGGGCGATTGCGAACTTGGTCAAAACTGCAATGTAGGATGCGGAGTAGTTTTTTGTAATTACGACGGTGTAAAAAAACACTTCTCAAAAGTAGGAAACAATGTCTTTATAGGCAGCAATACTAATATAGTTTCACCTGTAGTAATAGAAGATAATGTTTTAATCGCTGCAGGTTCAACCATAACTGACGACGTAATGCAAGATAGCCTGGCAATTGCACGTGCGCGTCAAGTCAACAAGCCAGGCTACAAGAGAAAAAATTCGGAGGACTAATTTTTCAATGGTTTCGCACAACGACAATGTTAAGCTCTTCGCAGGCAACGCATGTCCTGCACTTGCCCAAAAAATCGCCGCAAAGTTAAATTTACAAATGGGTCAAATTGAGGTCGGAAGATTTTCAGACGGCGAAATTAACATTCACATCATGGAGAGCGTAAGAGGTTGCGATGTTTTTGTAATTCAATCCACATCATCGCCTGTTAACGATAATCTAATGGAGTTGCTTATTATCATAGATGCGTTAAGACGTGCTTCTGCTGGCAGAATAACTGCGGTTATGCCTTATTTCGGCTATGCTCGTCAAGACCGCAAAGCCCGTGCAAGAGATCCAATCACAGCCAAATTAGTTGCAGATCTTATCACCAGTGCAGGTGCAGATAGAGTGCTCACTATGGATTTGCACGCTTCTCAACTTCAAGGCTTCTTTGATATTCCTGTGGACCATCTTTTAGGCACACCTGTTCTTTGCAACGAACTTTTGAAATCAGAAATTTTAAAGAATGATTTTGTAGTTGTATCTCCCGATATGGGCAGCGTTGCAAGAGCAAGAGCAATGGCACAAAAAATGCATGCACCCTTAGCGATAGTGGACAAGCGCAGACCCAAACCCAATGCAGTTGAAATAATGAATATTATCGGCGATGTAAAAGGCAAAGCTTGCCTGCTAGTTGACGATATGATAGATACCGGCGGAACAATTTGCCAGGCTGCACAAGCTCTTATGGATTCAGGCGCTACCGAAGTACATGCTTGCTGCACTCATGCTGTATTGAGCGGACAAGCAGTAGAAAAGTTGGAAAATTCTGTAATAAAAACGATTACAGTTTTAGATACAATAGAACGCAAAAATCTTGAAAATCTGCCTAAATTCAGAATGGTAAGCGTGGCACCCATTTTTGCAGAAGCTATTGAAAGCATATATATGGATTTGCCTTTGAGCAGATTGTATGAATAAGATATGAAGATAGTTGTAGGGCTGGGAAATCCGGATAAAAAATATTTTAGGACATTTCATAATATGGGCTTTATGGTGCTTGAAGCCACAGCACAAAAGCTTGATGTAAAAATCAAAAAGTCCAGATGCAAAAGCCTTATAGCTGAAGCTAACCTAAAAGGCGAAAAATTTGTTCTGGCTACGCCTCAAACATATATGAACTTAAGCGGCGAGGCTGTGATATCGTTGCTTGAAACCTTTGATGCAACACCTGATGATCTATTGGTCGTATATGATGACTGTGATCTACATGCTGGGGCGTTACGCTTAAGGACTTCGGGAAGTGCGGGTACACATAACGGAATGAGAAACATAATCAATTGCCTCAAAACCCAAGACTTCAAAAGGTTAAGGGTAGGAATAGGCAGCGCACCTCCTAACATATCATTAGCTGATTATGTATTATCCGACATACCCTCAGATATGCGTCAAACAATGTTTGACACAATAATGCGTGCGAGCGACGGTATTATAGAGTGGCTAAACGGCACTCCTTTTGACACCGTAATGCAAAAATATAACGGATAAGCTAATCGTAACAAAAATATGCCCTTAAAATATAATTTACCTATACCGTGCGAAGCCCAAAAAATCGCACAACAAGTATCGCGAGGCATTTCTGCCTCGCTATTTGGCGTGTCTTTGGGCGAAAAAGTTTATTTGACTTCATGCTTTGAGAACTTTGTTTTATACGTAACTTCGGATTATTATTCCGCCGCCACCGTATATAACAAAGTTTCCTCATTATGCAATGCTGCGCTTTTGCCTGCTTTGCCAGATGTGCTTACTTATAAGCAAGGCAGTTCGGACGAAATC from Clostridia bacterium encodes:
- a CDS encoding DapH/DapD/GlmU-related protein, giving the protein MFSDFCGVILRIDHPSFKRSPSYELKVWGKSMIEWVSSVFVEEPFIYADIIQNEKEHEQINSALSSLEFDCKYVVVLYSDTPLITRKTVLEALELIESKSLNCVKMTRGFVIRKNCQSPLEEMQKAQRHYFSCQDDFLTAGNFKTLSLINEVMHQRIIERHMLNGVYFLDPNTTYIDDSVEIGTGVTVYPNNHLIGKTVIKDNVTLFDGNYIADSTIGQNVTVKSSNINNSIIGNNTTVGPFAYLRPESVIGENCRIGDFVEVKKARVGNHTKVSHLTYLGDCELGQNCNVGCGVVFCNYDGVKKHFSKVGNNVFIGSNTNIVSPVVIEDNVLIAAGSTITDDVMQDSLAIARARQVNKPGYKRKNSED
- a CDS encoding ribose-phosphate pyrophosphokinase, which gives rise to MVSHNDNVKLFAGNACPALAQKIAAKLNLQMGQIEVGRFSDGEINIHIMESVRGCDVFVIQSTSSPVNDNLMELLIIIDALRRASAGRITAVMPYFGYARQDRKARARDPITAKLVADLITSAGADRVLTMDLHASQLQGFFDIPVDHLLGTPVLCNELLKSEILKNDFVVVSPDMGSVARARAMAQKMHAPLAIVDKRRPKPNAVEIMNIIGDVKGKACLLVDDMIDTGGTICQAAQALMDSGATEVHACCTHAVLSGQAVEKLENSVIKTITVLDTIERKNLENLPKFRMVSVAPIFAEAIESIYMDLPLSRLYE
- the pth gene encoding aminoacyl-tRNA hydrolase, translating into MKIVVGLGNPDKKYFRTFHNMGFMVLEATAQKLDVKIKKSRCKSLIAEANLKGEKFVLATPQTYMNLSGEAVISLLETFDATPDDLLVVYDDCDLHAGALRLRTSGSAGTHNGMRNIINCLKTQDFKRLRVGIGSAPPNISLADYVLSDIPSDMRQTMFDTIMRASDGIIEWLNGTPFDTVMQKYNG